The Triticum aestivum cultivar Chinese Spring chromosome 3A, IWGSC CS RefSeq v2.1, whole genome shotgun sequence genome includes a region encoding these proteins:
- the LOC123063676 gene encoding pumilio homolog 1 yields the protein MVTEMATRGEPWRRPEGERGLEEEMELFRSGSAPPTVEGSAGALHGADAFLDDDLRADPAYHSYYYSSGSVNPRLPPPLLSREDWRSAQRLRPGPGLGGIGDGRRPGGGGGAGTGRPGDGLIGMPGLEIGRQSSFSGLFQDDSYQHDTSRQGANRNSTDLSGSSRNRYGLHHESGAIGGLQYDSKAPHLPGNQNNESTHTYASIIGSSLSRSASPDPELVRRVPSPCLPPIGVKLGATNNQNNGGSSSFNRNSPSIGGSDDLVSALSGMNLSSSRPVNGHADQSKLHQDVDSVRKFLYEQYMDHKHGNGQHSYMKHSEQGHVKGPQEYSGASMNSSIMRNQINAGGFTSFDNSSLGSGFSSPRIGSRSPGGSLSSRHNLANLANYSGIGSPTATSGHQLPVDPLYAQFLRAAEIAAFAANCEDPLMERGNLGSSYMDLFGHQNDYLGPLLQSQKQYDYYGNLGSGLGYAGNSLTSPVFPTSPGGPGSPLRHVDRSMRFQSSMRNFGGSYGSWNSDFGGKMNANLVPSLLEEFKSNKSRSYELCEIAGHVVEFSADQYGSRFIQQKLETASVEEKDMVFTEIMPQALTLMTDVFGNYVVQKFFEHGSTAQIKELADQLIGRVLALSLQMYGCRVIQKAIEVVDLDQQTKMVAELDGHVMRCVRDQNGNHVIQKCIECIPQNVIEFIVSTFYGQVVVLSTHPYGCRVIQRVLEHCDDPKTQQIMMDEVLQSVCLLATDQYGNYVVQHVMEHGKPHERSAIIEKLIGQIVQMSQQKFASNVIEKCLSFGNPVERQILIGEMLGSTEESEHLEVMMKDQFANYVVQKVLETCDDQQREAILTRIKAHLNTLKKYTYGKHIVARVEKLVAAGEKRLGLQPSRVLPED from the exons ATGGTGACGGAGATGGCGACGCGGGGGGAGCCGTGGCGGCGCCCGGAGGGGGAGCGGGGGCTGGAGGAGGAGATGGAGCTCTTCCGCAGCGGCTCCGCCCCGCCCACGgtcgagggctccgcgggcgcGCTCCACGGCGCCGACGCCTTCCTGGACGACGACCTCCGGGCCGACCCGGCCTACCACTCCTACTACTACTCCAGCGGCAGCGTCAacccgcgcctcccgccgccgctgctgtcccGGGAGGACTGGCGGTCGGCGCAGCGGCTCCGCCCCGGCCCCGGTCTGGGCGGGATCGGCGACGGGAGGAGgcccgggggcggcggcggcgccgggacGGGGCGGCCCGGAGACGGGCTCATTGGGATGCCTGGGCTCGAGATTGGGAGGCAGAGCAGCTTCTCCGGTCTCTTTCAG GATGACTCCTATCAACATGATACAAGCAGGCAGGGTGCAAACCGCAATAGTACTGACTTGTCGGGTTCTTCTAGAAATCGTTATGGTCTTCATCATGAGTCTGGAGCTATTGGCGGCCTACAGTATGATAGCAAAGCACCCCACCTGCCAGGCAATCAGAATAATGAGTCGAcacatacatatgcatcaattaTAGGGTCATCACTTTCAAGAAGTGCATCTCCTGACCCTGAGCTCGTGAGGAGAGTTCCTAGTCCTTGCCTTCCCCCGATTggtgtgaaacttggtgctaccaATAACCAGAACAATGGCGGTTCATCTTCTTTCAACCGCAACTCTCCCAGTATTGGTGGATCTGATGATCTGGTGTCTGCTTTATCTGGTATGAACCTGTCGTCATCAAGGCCAGTCAATGGACATGCTGACCAATCCAAGCTCCATCAGGATGTAGATAGTGTCCGTAAATTTCTCTATGAACAATACATGGACCACAAACATGGTAATGGACAGCACTCCTACATGAAACATTCTGAACAAGGTCATGTCAAGGGGCCTCAAGAATATTCTGGAGCTTCTATGAATTCTTCTATTATGAGGAATCAGATCAATGCTGGTGGATTCACATCATTTGACAACTCATCCCTGGGATCCGGCTTTTCTTCCCCAAGGATTGGTTCCCGGTCGCCCGGTGGGAGTTTATCTTCCCGACATAATTTAGCTAACCTTGCAAACTACAGTGGAATTGGAAGTCCAACTGCGACATCTGGTCATCAGTTGCCTGTTGATCCACTATATGCTCAATTTCTTCGGGCAGCAGAAATTGCTGCTTTTGCAGCCAACTGTGAGGACCCATTGATGGAGAGGGGTAACCTGGGAAGTTCTTACATGGATCTATTTGGTCATCAGAATGATTATCTTGGTCCATTGCTTCAGTCACAGAAGCAGTACGACTACTATGGGAATCTTGGGTCTGGTCTTGGTTATGCTGGGAACTCTTTGACAAGTCCTGTATTTCCCACTTCGCCAGGTGGACCTGGTAGTCCACTGAGGCATGTGGATCGCAGCATGCGCTTTCAGTCCAGTATGAGAAACTTTGGTGGTTCCTATGGCTCCTGGAATTCAGATTTTGGTGGTAAGATGAATGCCAATTTGGTTCCATCACTTCTGGAAGAATTCAAGAGCAACAAAAGCCGATCATATGAGCTCTGTGAAATTGCTGGCCATGTTGTTGAGTTCAG TGCTGATCAATACGGGAGTCGGTTCATACAGCAAAAGCTTGAAACTGCCAGTGTTGAAGAAAAAGACATGGTTTTCACTGAGATCATGCCTCAAGCTCTCACATTGATGACTGATGTCTTTGGAAATTATGTTGTTCAGAAG TTTTTTGAGCATGGGAGCACGGCTCAGATAAAGGAGTTGGCTGATCAGCTAATTGGGCGAGTCTTGGCACTCAGCCTTCAAATGTACGGTTGCCGAGTTATACAAAAG GCCATAGAAGTTGTTGATTTAGATCAGCAGACTAAAATGGTTGCTGAGCTTGATGGGCATGTGATGCGTTGTGTACGTGATCAAAATGGCAACCACGTTATACAGAAATGCATTGAATGCATCCCACAGAATGTCATCGAGTTCATTGTTTCAACCTTCTATGGTCAAGTTGTGGTGCTATCGACTCATCCATATGGATGTCGGGTTATACAG AGGGTGCTGGAGCACTGTGACGATCCGAAAACCCAGCAAATAATGATGGATGAGGTCCTCCAATCTGTTTGCTTGCTTGCTACAGACCAGTATGGTAACTATGTTGTCCAG CATGTTATGGAACATGGCAAACCCCATGAGCGATCTGCTATCATTGAGAAGTTGATTGGGCAGATTGTACAAATGAGCCAGCAAAAGTTTGCCTCGAATGTCATTGAGAAGTGTTTATCCTTTGGGAATCCTGTGGAGCGCCAAATCTTAATTGGTGAAATGCTTGGATCCACGGAGGAAAGTGAACATCTTGAG GTGATGATGAAAGACCAGTTTGCAAACTACGTGGTACAGAAGGTGTTAGAGACCTGTGACGACCAGCAGAGGGAGGCGATCCTCACAAGGATCAAAGCACATCTTAACACGCTGAAGAAATACACATATGGGAAGCACATAGTAGCACGTGTGGAGAAGCTCGTCGCAGCGGGAG AAAAGCGACTCGGGCTCCAACCGTCCCGTGTGCTGCCTGAAGACTAA